A genome region from Erigeron canadensis isolate Cc75 chromosome 3, C_canadensis_v1, whole genome shotgun sequence includes the following:
- the LOC122592924 gene encoding probable alpha,alpha-trehalose-phosphate synthase [UDP-forming] 11 — translation MLSRSSFNLLNLDDYFVDRPRIPKIMTVPGILSDYETDHYSSSSSDVVSNPERRIIVSNQLPLKSKRNEETQKWVFEYDPDALVLQLKSGFGPDVECIHVGSLHVDIDPREQEEVAQVLLDKFKCVPTFLSSDIQNKYYHGFCKHYLWPLFHYMLPVTRTDGVRFDRVTWQAYVSANKVFADKVMEVINPDEDYVWIHDYHLMVMPTFLRKRFHRVRVGFFLHSPFPSSEIYRTLPVRDEILRALLNCDLIGFHTFDYARHFLSCCSRMLGLDYKSKRGYIGLEYYGRTVSIKILPVGIHMGQIETVKSSILTANKVEELKRIYKGKVVILGVDDMDMFKGISLKFLAMGQLLEEYPDLRGSVVLVQIVNPPRSKGHDIQEVENETRNVANEVNKRFGKDGYEPIVFVNGPVSTQHKVAYYAISECVVVNAVRDGMNLVPYKYTVSRQGSPELDKALGVCEPNDRKSVIIVSEFIGCSPSLSGAIRVNPWNIDLVAEAMSLAITMPDNEKKLRHEKHYKYISSHDVAYWAKSFDQDLERACKEHYHKRCWGVGFGLGFRVVALGFNFRKLSVEHIVSAYKKTSSRLILLDYDGTVMPQASVDKTPSKEVISILNVLSSDPKNVVFIVSGRGKDSLGKWFDSCKNLGLSAEHGWLTRWSGESDWECCGGLTDVDWKKMALPVMEHYTEATDGSFIEQKESALVWHHQEADPDFGMWQAKELHDHLESVLANEPVVVKRGQQIVEVNPQGVSKGVVVESLIASMQSKGKPLDFVFCIGDDRSDEDMFEKISSSVVNRGIAEVFACTVGQKPSNAKYYLDDTVDVVKMLHGLEAASIQVPSKGFRVSFETSI, via the exons ATGTTGTCACGATCATCTTTTAATTTGCTTAACCTTGATGATTATTTTGTTGATCGTCCAAGAATTCCGAAAATCATGACAGTGCCCGGAATCTTATCCGATTATGAAACTGATCATtactcttcttcatcatccgaCGTCGTTTCGAACCCAGAACGTCGGATCATTGTTTCAAATCAGTTACCTTTGAAATCCAAGCGGAATGAAGAAACACAGAAATGGGTTTTTGAATACGACCCGGATGCGTTAGTTTTGCAACTAAAATCCGGGTTTGGACCCGACGTAGAATGCATCCACGTCGGGTCATTACACGTGGATATTGACCCACGTGAACAAGAAGAAGTAGCACAAGTATTGTTGGATAAGTTTAAATGTGTCCCTACTTTTTTATCTTCagatatacaaaataaatattatcATGGTTTTTGTAAACATTATTTATGGCCTTTGTTTCATTACATGTTACCCGTAACCCGGACCGATGGGGTCCGGTTCGACCGGGTAACATGGCAGGCATACGTGTCTGCTAATAAAGTTTTTGCAGATAAAGTGATGGAAGTTATTAACCCAGATGAAGATTATGTTTGGATACATGATTATCATCTTATGGTAATGCCAACTTTTTTGAGAAAAAGATTTCATCGGGTTAGGGTCGGGTTTTTCTTGCATAGCCCGTTTCCATCGTCCGAAATATATCGAACTTTACCCGTTAGAGATGAGATTTTAAGGGCTTTATTGAACTGTGATCTTATTGGTTTTCATACATTTGATTATGCTAGACATTTTCTTTCATGTTGTAGTAGAATGTTAGGACTTGATTATAAGTCTAAAAGAGGGTATATTGGTCTAGAATATTATGGTAGAACTGTTAGTATCAAGATTTTACCTGTTGGGATACATATGGGTCAGATAGAGACAGTAAAATCGTCGATTTTGACTGCTAACAAAGTCGAAGAATTGAAAAGAATTTATAAAGGAAAAGTTGTgattttaggtgttgatgataTGGATATGTTTAAAGGGATTAGTTTGAAGTTTTTAGCAATGGGTCAGCTTTTAGAAGAGTATCCTGATTTAAGAGGGTCAGTGGTTTTAGTCCAGATAGTTAATCCGCCCCGAAGTAAGGGTCATGATATTCAAGAAGTCGAAAATGAGACACGAAATGTGGCTAATGAGGTCAATAAGAGGTTTGGTAAAGATGGGTATGAACCGATTGTGTTTGTTAATGGCCCGGTTTCTACACAACATAAGGTTGCTTATTATGCAATATCTGAATGTGTTGTAGTGAATGCGGTTCGAGATGGTATGAATTTGGTACCTTATAAGTACACTGTTTCGAGACAAGGCAGTCCCGAGTTAGATAAAGCATTGGGGGTTTGTGAACCAAACGATAGGAAAAGCGTGATCATAGTGTCGGAATTTATAGGGTGTTCGCCGTCTTTAAGTGGTGCTATCAGGGTTAACCCGTGGAATATTGACTTGGTTGCAGAAGCAATGAGTTTAGCTATTACAATGCCTGATAATGAGAAGAAGTTGAGACATGAAAAacattataagtatattagttCTCATGATGTTGCTTATTGGGCTAAAAGTTTTGATCAAGACCTTGAGAGAGCTTGTAAGGAGCATTATCATAAGAGGTGCTGGGGGGtcgggtttgggttgggttttcGGGTTGTGGCTCTTGGGTTTAACTTTAGGAAACTATCCGTGGAACACATTGTTTCGGCTTATAAGAAGACAAGTAGCCGGTTGATCTTGTTGGATTATGATGGTACAGTCATGCCACAAGCTTCGGTTGATAAAACTCCAAGCAAAGAAGTTATTTCGATATTGAATGTGCTTTCCAGTGACCCTAAGAATGTGGTGTTCATTGTTAGTGGTAGGGGGAAGGACTCGTTAGGCAAGTGGTTTGATTCCTGCAAGAATCTTGGTTTATCGGCTGAACATGGGTGGTTAACTAGATGGAGTGGTGAATCGGATTGGGAATGTTGTGGCGGCTTGACGGATGTTGATTGGAAGAAGATGGCATTGCCTGTGATGGAGCATTATACCGAAGCAACTGATGGTTCTTTTATAGAGCAAAAGGAAAGTGCTTTAGTTTGGCATCATCAAGAAGCTGACCCTGATTTTGGAATGTGGCAAGCTAAGGAGCTTCATgatcaccttgaaagtgtgctTGCCAACGAGCCTGTGGTCGTGAAACGTGGTCAACAAATCGTTGAGGTCAACCCTCAG GGTGTGAGCAAAGGAGTGGTGGTGGAAAGTCTCATTGCAAGCATGCAAAGCAAAGGGAAGCCGTTGGATTTTGTGTTTTGCATAGGAGATGATAGGTCGGATGAGGATATGTTCGAGAAGATCTCAAGCTCGGTTGTGAACCGTGGGATAGCAGAAGTATTTGCTTGTACAGTTGGCCAGAAGCCGAGTAATGCTAAATACTATCTTGATGATACAGTAGATGTGGTCAAGATGTTGCACGGGCTTGAAGCAGCTTCAATCCAAGTTCCAAGTAAAGGATTTCGAGTTTCATTTGAAACCAGCATTTGA